The Faecalibaculum rodentium genome segment CCTTACCCGGGGAGGTCCTGTCAGCGAAAGGAACCATCAAGCCACGATGACACGCCTTCCGCAGTAACAACGAATGGCAGGAAGTCAGCCGAGGCCATAGTAACGAGGAAGTCCCTGTAATGGGGATGGAGTGAAGGGCCGAACGTACAATTTACTGCAAATATCAGGAATGCTTCCTGCACGAAAAACCGAGAAAGGACAAACCCAGAGAGCCCCTGAAGATGAGTAAGGAAGGGCAGTGCGGGAACACGTGAAAGAAAGGGGCAGTCATGGACCAAATAAGACTGATACAGCCGGAAGACCTGAGCACACAGGAAATCTTCTCCATGGAGAACCTGACCAATGCGTGCAGACAGGTACGGCGAAACAATGGAGCTGCAGGGGTAGATGGAGTCAAAGCCAGAGAACTTCCTGCCTGCCCCGGAGAGTATTGGGAGCGACTGCGGGAACAGATACTGGACCGCAGTTATAAACCACTGCCAGCCAAAAGGACCGATACCCCGAAACCGGATGGGAGCATGCAGGGGCTCAATGTCCCGGCTGCCAGAGATAGAGTCATACAGGCCTGTCTGGCAAACTATCTGGATTATAGGAAGGACTTCGAGATGAGCAACAGCTCATACGGGTTCAGGAAGAACAGGAGATGTGAACAGGCGATACTGAAAGGCCTTGAGTTCATGAACGACGGGTATGACTGGATCGTCGACATCGACCTGAGGAAATTCTTCGACACGGTGGACCAGGACAGACTGATACGACTGATAGACAACCTGTTTCACAACAGAGATATAACTGCCCTGACGAGGAAATTCGTCAGGGCAGGAGTCATGATAGACGGCAAACTGACCAGGACGGAAAGGGGTATCCCACAGGGAGGACCGCTTTCACCGGTACTGGCCAACATCTATCTGGACCAGGCCGACAAGGAACTGGAAAGCAGAGGGCTGAGATTCACGAGATACGCAGACGATATGCTCATCTATGTGAAGTCGGAAGCCGCCGCCAACAGGGTGATGAAGTCATTCAGCAATCATCTGGAAAAGAAGCTGAAGCTGGAAGTGAATGCTTCAAAATCGAAAGTGGCCAGACCGGATGAAGTGAAATATCTGGGGTTTGGTTTTACAAAGAACAAAAGGGAATGGAAGGCGATACCGCATGAGAAATCCATCCATGAGTTCGAACAGAAGATGATGAAGCTGACGAAGCGGAACTGGAGCGTATCCCTTGAAGAAAGAATGGAAAAAATCAACCAAGTCATCAGGGGATGGAGCAATTATTTCAGATGCGCATGGATGTATAAAAAGAACATGCGGAAACTGGACAGCAAGCTCCGGAGAAGAATCAGGGCCATTATCTGGAAGCAGTGGAAAAGCATCAGGAAAAAAGAAGAGAGCCTCATCAAACTGGGATGTCCCAGAGACAAGGCTCACTCATATGCGTGTGCACGACAAGGATGTGTCCGTTGTGCAGTCACGTTCCTGAACAAGTATATCAGAAATATACACCTGAAGAAGAAAGGCCTCCTGACCATAGAGGAATACTTCGATACGGTGGCAGAAAGGTTCATGAAATCATTTGTACGAACCGCCCAGTGCCGAACGGCACGCTGGGTGGTGTGAGAGGGTCTGATGACACCTACTCGATTACCTGGGCCGACCGGATGTCCGGCATATGACAGCTTCGGACAAGTAAGAAATAACAGACAGTCATGAACCTTCAGGAGCGTCCAGGACAACAGAAAAGCAGCCTGCCTGGCTGCCTGCTGGATCATTCGATGGGCTGCTGGTAAAAAGAGCCATAAAAACTGTTGGTCGAAAGCGTGTTGACGATCACCGTGGGATCCACACGCCGGACATTGGCGATCACATCCGGGAGCTCATAAGACGAAATCACGGCCTGACAGATATAATACCGCCTGCCGGAATAGGCCCCGGTTGCGTCAATGATGGACATGCCATGATGACAGACGGTAAAGAAAGCATCTGCAACCTGATCCGGATCCGTAGTCGTGAACTGCACCGTGACCTGTGAGTACCGCTGATACAGCGAAGATATGGATTTTGTTGACAGGAACTGAAACAGGATCGAATACCCCGCTGCCATCCAGCCAAAAGAGAAGCCATACAGAACATACATGACACAGTTGGCATAAAAGACGTATTCAAAAATGCTTTTGTGCAGCTTTGTGCTGACATACTGTGCAATAAAGTCAGTTCCACCGGTGCTGCCTCCCGCCCGGAGCGCAAGGGCTATGGTGAACCCCCAGCCGATCCCGCCAAAGAGGATATTCAGCACTTTGTCTTCCACCAGAGGCGTGAACGTGAAGATCTCCAGAAACAGGGATACGAGGGTAAACTGAATCGCCGTCAGCATGACAAACCGCTTGGAAATCCGTTTGTAGGCCCAGATGGCTGCCGGCACATTGAGCACCAGAATGCCGACGGATGTGGAAAAGGGGATCCCGATTCTGGCCAGCACCTTCTGCATGAACAGGGCGATTCCTGTAAAGCCTCCGGAAATCAGGTTGCAGGGATCCATGAACACCTGCATCACGAAGGTCTGGCCAAGGGCACTGAGGACAATCATGGTCAGGGACAGCATCAGATGAATGTGTTTGTTCTGTTTGTCCAGTTCCCTGAGGCTGGGCATCTGTTTGAGAGGATTGGTCGGTTTCATGTGATTCACCTTTCATGAGATATCATAGCCGATTTTGCAACAGAACCCGCAGCGAATCAACCGCCAGTGCTAAAATCGTGATATGAGCACAAATCGAAAACAGAGAGTCTGGCATACAGCCGGAACCATCCTGCTGTGCCTGGGGCTGGCTGCATGTCAGATTGCAGGGCCGGGTGTTCCTGCCACAGATGACACCTCTGCCCGCATACAGGCAAATGACCGGACAAGTTCATTTACGTTTACTGGAGTGGGTGACAACCTGCTGCACGACACGCTGTTTGTCTACCACGAACAGGATAACGGAAACCGGGACTATTCGGGAATGTACTCGGAGGTTACACCGTATTTTCAGAACTCGGACATTGCATATATCAATTTCGAGACACCCTGTGCCGGGGATGCATTCGGTCTGTCAGGATATCCTTCCTTCAATGGACCACTGGAGATGATCGACACCCTGGCGGGGATGGGACTGAACTGGTTTTCCACGAGTTCCAATCACTCCATGGATGCCGGTGCAGACGGACTCCTGGCAGAAATGGCATACATCAACGAGAAGTATCCCGGCATTTTCTACACCGGCACCTATCCGGATGCAGGCAGCCAGACCATGCCAGCTGTCATGGATGTCAACGGCATCAAAGTCGGTCTGGCAAGCTTCACCTATGGACTCAACGGATATACCCTGCCTGAGGACAAGCCATGGCTGGTGAATGTGTTTGTCAAAAATGAAGAAACCGGTGAAGTGGATTATGCACTGATGGACAAAATACTGGATCCCCTGACTGCCGCCAGCGATGTGCAAATCGTATCCATGCACTGGGGTGTCGAATACCAGAACCAGCCATCCGACATGCAGAAACAGGTGGCGGCGTATCTGCACAAAAAAGGCGTAGAGGCCGTCATCGGCTCCCATCCCCATGTGATTCAGCCGGCCGAGCTTCTGGAAAGCGAAGACCAGCAGACACTTGTCTATTATTCTCTGGGCAACTTCATTTCCGGCCAGGACCAGAACTGCACAATGGTGGGAGGCATGGCGCAGTTCACAATCGACTACGATTTTGACACAAAAAGAGCCACGATTGTCGATCCGTCCTTTACGCCGACTGTCACCTGGATTTCTCCGGATCTGCGACGATACAACACCCAGCTGTTCCGGGATTATACAGATGAGGAAGCTGCCACGCAGTATGTGACGGTGGTTCAGGGCCAGGACTGCAGCAGAGCCTATGTACGGGACTACGTAACACAAGTGATGGGAAAACCCGAGAACATACAAATCGTTCTTGACTGACAGGTTCCGGTTCCCTCATCCAGGAATCAGAGCGTATACTGGACATTCTTCAGGATGTACGGATACGGGAACCCTTTCAAACTCTTCGAAAACAAAAAAAGCTTGCGTCATTCGACCATTCACGGTATTATAAACAGGCGCAAGCGACATGGTTCCGTAGCCAAGGGGCTAAGGCAATAGACTGCAACTCTGTGACCGCCAGTTCGAATCTGGCCGGAACCTCCATTTGGGGATATGGCGAAATCGGCAGACGCAACGGACTTAAAATCCGTTGAGAGCAATCTCGTGTGGGTTCAAGTCCCACTGTCCCCACCAACGGACATAAAAACAGGGACCCTGCGGTCCTCTTTTTTTTACCCGGCAGTTTTCTATGCCTGCAGATGCCGGAAAAGGAGCTGATATATATGGTTGATTTGATACTCTTCGATCTGGATGGAACATTGACAGATCCGGAAGAAGGCATAACTAATTCCGTAGTCTATGCCCTGCAGACCTACGGGATCCAGGAGTCCCCTTCCCGCTGCCGCAGATTCATCGGCCCTCCTCTGGGCCCTGAACTGCAGGCTGTCTACGGTGTAGATCCGGTGGAATCCGTCCTTCGATTCCGGGAATACTTCGAGCAAAAAGGCATTTACGAGAACAAGCTGTACCCCGATACAGTCAGCGTGCTGAAGGCACTCAAGGAAGCCGGGAAAACGCTGGTGGTTGCCACATCCAAGCCGCAGGTGTATGCAGAAAGGATCCTGGATCATTTTGATCTCCGACAGTACATTGACGGTGTATTCGGAGCCACACTGGATGAATCAAAAGTCCTGAAATCGGAAATCATTGCGGATGCCCTGGCAGCATTCGATCAAAGACCCGTCGTCATGGTCGGGGACAGGCTGCACGATATCCATGGAGCGGCTGAAAACGGAATACCATCTGTTGGACTGCTGTCAGGCTTCGGTTCCCGTCAGGAACTGGAATCAGCTGGAGCAGACTATATCAGATCAAGTCTCACGGACGCGCTTGACCTGCTGCTGACTGTCCCGGAACCGCAGCGGGCGCCAGAAGACGGGTTAAACCGCAGTCGGAAATAGTGAAAGACCAGTCAACAGAGTCAGGAAACATCATGGAGCCGGAACTGCATCAGTGCATTTCCGGCTCCTTTTGTTGTGGCGGTGCGGTCAATCAGTTCCTGTCGCAAACCGGCTTGTGCGGATGTGTCCGCTGCAGCTTCCAATACGATTGTCTGTTCTCATGCTGCTGCCTTAGCCATTCATCGGTCTCTGTTGCTTCCCGCCTGCATCTGTACTATATACCAGGATTTGACGAAAATAAAAAACTGGCAAGAACAGCCAGTTTTCCGGAATAATCAGTTGTTGCTGGAACGGCTTCCAAGCAGCCGAAGGATGTACAGGAAGATATTGATGAAATCCAGGTACAGCTCCAGTGCCATGAAAATCGACAGCTTTCC includes the following:
- the ltrA gene encoding group II intron reverse transcriptase/maturase, with the protein product MDQIRLIQPEDLSTQEIFSMENLTNACRQVRRNNGAAGVDGVKARELPACPGEYWERLREQILDRSYKPLPAKRTDTPKPDGSMQGLNVPAARDRVIQACLANYLDYRKDFEMSNSSYGFRKNRRCEQAILKGLEFMNDGYDWIVDIDLRKFFDTVDQDRLIRLIDNLFHNRDITALTRKFVRAGVMIDGKLTRTERGIPQGGPLSPVLANIYLDQADKELESRGLRFTRYADDMLIYVKSEAAANRVMKSFSNHLEKKLKLEVNASKSKVARPDEVKYLGFGFTKNKREWKAIPHEKSIHEFEQKMMKLTKRNWSVSLEERMEKINQVIRGWSNYFRCAWMYKKNMRKLDSKLRRRIRAIIWKQWKSIRKKEESLIKLGCPRDKAHSYACARQGCVRCAVTFLNKYIRNIHLKKKGLLTIEEYFDTVAERFMKSFVRTAQCRTARWVV
- a CDS encoding YitT family protein encodes the protein MKPTNPLKQMPSLRELDKQNKHIHLMLSLTMIVLSALGQTFVMQVFMDPCNLISGGFTGIALFMQKVLARIGIPFSTSVGILVLNVPAAIWAYKRISKRFVMLTAIQFTLVSLFLEIFTFTPLVEDKVLNILFGGIGWGFTIALALRAGGSTGGTDFIAQYVSTKLHKSIFEYVFYANCVMYVLYGFSFGWMAAGYSILFQFLSTKSISSLYQRYSQVTVQFTTTDPDQVADAFFTVCHHGMSIIDATGAYSGRRYYICQAVISSYELPDVIANVRRVDPTVIVNTLSTNSFYGSFYQQPIE
- a CDS encoding CapA family protein encodes the protein MSTNRKQRVWHTAGTILLCLGLAACQIAGPGVPATDDTSARIQANDRTSSFTFTGVGDNLLHDTLFVYHEQDNGNRDYSGMYSEVTPYFQNSDIAYINFETPCAGDAFGLSGYPSFNGPLEMIDTLAGMGLNWFSTSSNHSMDAGADGLLAEMAYINEKYPGIFYTGTYPDAGSQTMPAVMDVNGIKVGLASFTYGLNGYTLPEDKPWLVNVFVKNEETGEVDYALMDKILDPLTAASDVQIVSMHWGVEYQNQPSDMQKQVAAYLHKKGVEAVIGSHPHVIQPAELLESEDQQTLVYYSLGNFISGQDQNCTMVGGMAQFTIDYDFDTKRATIVDPSFTPTVTWISPDLRRYNTQLFRDYTDEEAATQYVTVVQGQDCSRAYVRDYVTQVMGKPENIQIVLD
- a CDS encoding HAD hydrolase-like protein, translated to MVDLILFDLDGTLTDPEEGITNSVVYALQTYGIQESPSRCRRFIGPPLGPELQAVYGVDPVESVLRFREYFEQKGIYENKLYPDTVSVLKALKEAGKTLVVATSKPQVYAERILDHFDLRQYIDGVFGATLDESKVLKSEIIADALAAFDQRPVVMVGDRLHDIHGAAENGIPSVGLLSGFGSRQELESAGADYIRSSLTDALDLLLTVPEPQRAPEDGLNRSRK